In the Gemmatimonadaceae bacterium genome, one interval contains:
- a CDS encoding HDOD domain-containing protein, with protein sequence MAGKFWGQLFGGDSAKGKTTPTATRERDRERERDRDREHEDDAASSTELVFLDPYNEPPPPAPTDLLIATLGIDPEAKASPDAPALLELVAKGPDDMIRRLPSAAQTSLALCDDPNLTRPQLAEKLSDDPSLVQSLLRCANSAAYGAGKAPVIGISQAIDRIGMAGTRSLIFSNAIDGVLSRPGGEFDAMAGDVWQHMVRTAPLARSLAPLLSVDPDEAFAIALLHDVGKLVIFDRISALRSKLRRDVKLTPGFTKSLLMDLHETLGAMAAEAWNMGPRAARAIGAHHRRSGDGMPNPLAEVVYVAEALDHAMTRNDRFDTRSVLFDGKVKMDHDRLAAVLERLDVTFR encoded by the coding sequence ATGGCTGGCAAGTTCTGGGGACAACTCTTTGGCGGTGACAGCGCCAAGGGGAAGACCACACCAACCGCGACGCGTGAGCGCGACCGAGAACGCGAACGCGACCGCGACCGGGAGCACGAAGACGACGCCGCGTCGTCGACCGAGCTCGTCTTTCTCGATCCGTACAACGAGCCGCCGCCACCGGCGCCGACGGATCTGCTCATTGCCACCCTCGGGATTGATCCCGAGGCGAAGGCCTCGCCCGACGCGCCGGCGCTGCTGGAGCTGGTGGCCAAGGGGCCCGACGACATGATTCGGCGCCTCCCCTCGGCGGCGCAGACCTCACTCGCGCTGTGCGATGATCCGAACCTGACGCGCCCGCAACTCGCCGAGAAGCTCTCCGACGACCCCTCACTCGTGCAGTCGCTGCTGCGCTGCGCCAACAGCGCCGCGTATGGTGCGGGCAAGGCGCCGGTGATCGGGATCAGTCAGGCGATCGACCGCATCGGGATGGCCGGGACGCGCAGCCTGATCTTTTCGAACGCCATCGACGGGGTGCTGAGTCGCCCCGGTGGCGAGTTCGACGCCATGGCGGGCGATGTGTGGCAGCACATGGTGCGTACGGCACCACTGGCGCGCTCCCTCGCGCCGCTGCTGTCGGTCGATCCCGATGAGGCCTTTGCCATCGCGCTGCTGCACGATGTGGGCAAGCTGGTGATCTTCGATCGCATCAGCGCGCTGCGCTCGAAACTGCGGCGCGATGTGAAGCTCACGCCAGGGTTCACCAAGTCGCTGCTCATGGACCTGCACGAGACGCTGGGGGCGATGGCAGCCGAAGCGTGGAACATGGGGCCGCGCGCCGCTCGCGCGATTGGCGCCCATCACCGCCGGAGCGGTGACGGCATGCCCAACCCGCTCGCCGAAGTGGTCTACGTCGCCGAAGCGCTCGACCATGCCATGACGCGCAACGACCGCTTCGATACGCGCAGCGTGCTCTTCGACGGCAAGGTGAAGATGGATCACGACCGCCTCGCCGCCGTCCTCGAGCGGCTGGACGTCACCTTCCGCTGA
- a CDS encoding HDOD domain-containing protein: protein MAFGWFSKVKQAFGSGGAAATASRPSVAAIEPTPTTAPEPAAEIAPEAYVAFLEHPAPVPPPPPTPTEELIAQLRQHPALKDSPDGPDLLDLLSSSPNAMVRQLPSAAQASLALCDDPGLTRRQLAEKLASDPALVQALLKTANSAAFGAGKDSVISIEPALDRIGVAGARSIIFANAVDGVLSRPGGEFNGMANEVWNHMVRTAPIARALAQAFDANGDEAFAIALLHDVGKLVIFDRISALRSTKRRDVKLAPAFTDALLNSLHEPLGALAARTWGMGERSARAIGFHHCRTSDGEPNTLAEITYVAELADHAVRRGMAVDLHRVWFDGKITADLQRLMKVLDAWEIPIV from the coding sequence ATGGCATTCGGCTGGTTCAGCAAGGTCAAGCAGGCATTCGGATCGGGAGGCGCCGCCGCCACCGCGTCGCGGCCATCCGTCGCGGCCATCGAGCCGACCCCGACCACTGCTCCCGAGCCGGCCGCCGAGATCGCGCCTGAAGCCTATGTCGCCTTCCTCGAGCATCCGGCACCGGTCCCGCCGCCCCCGCCGACCCCGACCGAAGAACTGATCGCCCAGCTGCGGCAGCATCCGGCACTCAAGGACTCGCCCGACGGCCCCGATCTGCTCGACCTGCTCAGCAGCAGCCCGAATGCGATGGTTCGCCAGCTGCCCTCCGCGGCGCAGGCCAGCCTCGCCCTCTGTGACGATCCGGGACTGACCCGTCGCCAGCTGGCCGAAAAGCTCGCCTCGGACCCGGCGCTCGTGCAGGCCCTGCTCAAGACCGCCAACAGCGCCGCCTTCGGCGCCGGCAAGGACTCGGTGATCAGCATCGAGCCCGCGCTTGATCGCATCGGCGTGGCCGGCGCGCGCAGCATCATCTTCGCCAACGCGGTGGACGGCGTCCTGAGCCGCCCCGGCGGGGAATTCAACGGCATGGCCAACGAGGTGTGGAACCACATGGTCCGCACCGCGCCCATTGCACGCGCGCTCGCGCAGGCGTTCGACGCCAATGGCGACGAGGCGTTCGCGATTGCCCTGCTGCACGACGTCGGCAAGCTCGTGATCTTCGATCGGATCTCGGCGCTCCGTTCCACCAAGCGCCGCGACGTGAAGCTGGCCCCGGCGTTCACGGACGCGCTGCTCAACTCCCTGCACGAACCCCTCGGTGCCCTCGCAGCGCGCACATGGGGCATGGGCGAGCGCTCCGCGCGCGCCATCGGCTTCCATCACTGCCGCACCAGCGACGGCGAACCGAACACGCTCGCCGAAATCACCTACGTCGCCGAACTCGCCGATCATGCGGTGCGGCGGGGCATGGCCGTTGATCTCCATCGCGTGTGGTTCGATGGCAAGATCACCGCGGATCTGCAGCGCCTCATGAAGGTGCTGGATGCCTGGGAGATTCCGATCGTCTGA
- a CDS encoding DUF456 domain-containing protein codes for MLSGLLLVAALLVGLALVPLGLPGLWGMLGATLLHWVVVPAGPIGPVTFGVVAALVVVAEVLEFTIAGRYAREHGGSRRASFGAILGGLVGAVLGVPVPVVGSMLGAFAGAFVGALLGELTVAKAQRGEPVRVARGALLGRVAAAAVKTGIGVAIVALVGALLLTGRLTGG; via the coding sequence ATGCTGAGTGGTCTTCTGCTCGTTGCCGCGCTCCTCGTTGGCCTGGCGCTGGTCCCCCTGGGACTCCCGGGGCTGTGGGGCATGCTCGGCGCGACGCTGCTGCACTGGGTGGTCGTGCCGGCGGGCCCCATCGGGCCGGTGACCTTTGGGGTGGTCGCGGCGCTGGTCGTGGTGGCCGAGGTGCTGGAGTTCACCATTGCCGGCCGGTATGCGCGCGAGCACGGGGGGAGCCGGCGGGCGTCGTTCGGGGCCATCCTGGGCGGTCTGGTGGGGGCCGTGCTGGGCGTACCGGTGCCGGTGGTGGGCTCGATGCTCGGCGCCTTTGCCGGCGCCTTCGTCGGCGCGCTTCTGGGGGAGCTGACCGTGGCCAAGGCGCAGCGCGGCGAACCGGTGCGGGTCGCACGCGGGGCCCTGCTCGGGCGCGTGGCGGCCGCGGCCGTGAAGACGGGCATCGGCGTGGCCATCGTGGCGCTGGTCGGCGCGCTGCTGCTGACTGGGCGATTGACGGGCGGTTGA
- a CDS encoding adenylosuccinate synthase: MFDSTTRTVVVVGSQWGDEGKGKLVDVLAERADWVVRYQGGANAGHTVHIGDKSFILHQIPSGILHPGVRCAIGNGVVMDPETLFVEIDKLVADGIDVEGRLYVSERAHLVMPYHKLVDKASAASKAIGTTGRGIGPAYEDKVARRGVRVLDLRNTDRLRELVTAGVERANAQLERSGSDVRASVDETMVTLGALAPRLLGLAEDVGLCVHRAIKNGAAVLLEGAQGSLLDVDHGTYPFVTSSNTTVGGAATGVGISPMSLQCALGVVKAYTTRVGNGPLPTELEEPLHSHVRALGHEFGATTGRPRRCGWFDSVVVRYAARVNGLTGLAITKVDVLDTLDQLAICTGYEIDGEVHTEFPADLSLLERAKPIYEWLPGWKTSTQDCRTLDELPAAARAYIDRLEALCETPVSYVSVGTRRDQIIAVHAAAL; encoded by the coding sequence ATGTTCGATTCGACGACGCGCACCGTGGTCGTGGTGGGCTCGCAGTGGGGCGATGAAGGGAAGGGCAAGCTCGTGGACGTGCTGGCCGAGCGCGCCGATTGGGTGGTGCGCTACCAGGGCGGCGCGAATGCCGGTCATACGGTGCACATCGGGGACAAGTCCTTCATCCTGCACCAGATCCCGAGCGGGATCCTGCACCCGGGCGTGCGGTGCGCGATCGGCAACGGCGTGGTCATGGACCCGGAGACGCTGTTCGTCGAGATCGACAAGCTCGTGGCCGACGGGATCGACGTGGAGGGGCGTCTCTATGTGAGCGAGCGCGCCCATCTCGTGATGCCCTACCACAAGCTGGTGGACAAGGCGAGCGCGGCGAGCAAGGCGATCGGCACGACCGGTCGCGGCATCGGTCCGGCCTACGAAGACAAGGTGGCGCGTCGTGGGGTGCGCGTGCTGGACCTGCGCAACACCGACCGCCTCCGGGAGCTGGTGACCGCCGGCGTGGAGCGCGCCAATGCGCAGCTCGAGCGCAGCGGCTCCGACGTGCGTGCGAGTGTGGATGAGACGATGGTCACGCTGGGCGCCCTCGCGCCGCGTCTGCTGGGGCTCGCCGAGGACGTCGGGCTGTGTGTGCACCGCGCGATCAAGAATGGCGCCGCGGTGCTGCTGGAAGGCGCGCAGGGCTCGCTGCTGGACGTGGATCACGGTACGTATCCGTTCGTGACGTCGAGCAACACGACGGTGGGTGGGGCGGCCACGGGCGTGGGCATTTCGCCGATGTCGCTGCAGTGCGCGCTGGGCGTGGTGAAGGCGTATACGACGCGCGTCGGCAACGGCCCGCTGCCCACCGAGCTCGAGGAGCCGCTGCACAGCCATGTGCGCGCGCTGGGCCATGAGTTCGGGGCCACGACCGGGCGTCCGCGGCGCTGCGGCTGGTTTGACAGCGTGGTGGTGCGCTACGCCGCGCGCGTGAACGGGCTCACCGGGCTCGCGATCACGAAGGTGGATGTGCTCGATACGCTCGACCAGCTGGCGATCTGCACGGGGTACGAGATCGACGGGGAGGTGCACACCGAGTTCCCGGCCGATCTCTCGCTCCTCGAGCGGGCGAAGCCGATCTACGAGTGGCTGCCGGGGTGGAAGACGAGCACGCAGGACTGCCGCACGCTCGACGAGCTGCCGGCGGCGGCGCGGGCGTATATCGACCGGCTCGAGGCGTTGTGTGAGACGCCGGTCAGCTATGTGAGCGTGGGTACGCGCCGCGATCAGATCATCGCGGTGCACGCCGCCGCGCTGTAA